CGCGCTGTGCCGTCTCGCGGACATCAAGGCGGGCAATGCCCTGCTCACGCATGGCCTGCAATGCAGACAGCGCGTAACGAATCTGCGCCTCGATCACAATGAACGCCGAGTTGTGACCAATGGCGAGATTCGGCCCCAGCACCAGAAACAGATTGGGGAAGCCGTGAATGGTTGTGCCACGATACGCCTGCGGGCTGCCCGCCCAGGTGGCCGCCAGCGTTTTGCCACTCGCCCCCTGCACGCGATGCGCAATCGGCTGATCGGTGACATGGAATCCGGTACCGAGGATAATCGTGTCCACTTCACGCTCACTGCCGTCATCTGCCACGATCACGTTGCCACGAATTTCGCGCACACCGGTGGCAAACACTTCCACATTCGGCTGCGCCAGCGCCGGATAATAGTCATTGGAGAGCAGCACGCGCTTGCAGCCCAGGGTGTAATCCGGCGTCACTTTTTCACGCAGTACCGGATCCTTGATCGCCAGGCGAATATGCGCCCGCGCCAGGCGCTCGACCTGGCGCAACAGTGCCGGCTTGCGAAAACCGATACCGAAAGTTTCAAAGCCACTGTACAGAAGCCCGCGCAACAGCTGCCGCACGCCGGGCCAGCGTAACAGGCCCCTGGCCCGGCCTTTCAACTCGGTATCCGGCTTCGGCAGTATCCATTGCGGCGTGCGCTGATAGACCTTGAGTTCACCAACCTGCGGCTGGATCTCCGGCACAAACTGGATGGCAGATGCCCCGGTTCCAATGACCGCCACACGTTGCCCGCGCAGGTCATGGGCATGATCCCATTGCGAAGAATGGAACACCCGCCCGGGAAAATCCTGCAAGCCCGGCAAATCCGGAATAATCGGTTCATGCAGGTAGCCCGTGCAGGCCATAACGGCCCGTGCCCGGTAGGTCTGGCGCGGCGTGCGCACCACCCAGCAGTGCGCAGCCTCGTCCCAGGCCGCCTCCTCCAGCGGCTCGCCAAAGCGGATAAAGCGCGCAACATCATGGCGCCTGGCGGTGTCCTGCACATAATCCAGAATTTCCGCCTGGCCGGCGAAAAAGCGACTCCAGTCCGGCTTCTGGGCAAAGGAATAGGAGTACAGCGCCGACGGCACATCGCAGGCGCAGCCCGGATAGGTATTGTCGCGCCAGGTGCCGCCCAGGCTGTCGGCCTTTTCCAGCACGGCAACATTGTCGATCCCCTGCTCACGCAGACGAATGGCGGCACCGATACCGCTGATACCGGCACCGATGATCAGAACGTCAAACCACTGAGGTGTTGTGTTGGTCATGAAACGCCTTTCCCCTCGCCCGATATGAAGGGCACAATCGTGAAGCAGACCCGGGAGGCATTGCTTATCATCCGGGGCCATTATCACCGCCGCGCAGACCTTTATGACTGATTTACGGCACCCGTGCCGCCTTGAGCGCCCATGACCACAGCCCCCCTCGGCTATCGTGCCCTGATCCAGCTCGCCATCCCGGTCATTCTCGCCAATATCGCCGTGCCGTTACTCGGCCTGGTGGACACCGCCGTGATCGGCCACACCGGCGATGCGGCCGCCCTCGGCGCCATCGCGCTGGGGGCGCTGGTGTTCAGTTTTGTTTACTGGGGTTTCGGCTTTCTGCGCATGGGCACCACCGGCTTTATTGCCCGTGCCACCGGCGCCCGCGATAACGATGAAGTGCGCGCCGCCCTGACCCGCGCCCTGTTGCTGGGGCTGGGCATCGGCCTGCTGCTGATTGTGCTGCAAGGATTGATCAGCCAGCTTGCCCTGTTGCTGCTCGGCGGCAGTGACGACGCCCGCGCCCTGTTGCGCGAATATATCCAGCTGCGGATCTGGGGCGCCCCCGCGACCCTGGCCACCTTTGCATTGCTCGGCACTCTGATCGGCCTGGGGCGCACGCGGCACCTGCTGGTGCTGCAAGTCTTCCTCAACGGTCTGAATATTCTGCTGGATGTGTACTTCGTGCTGGTGCTCGACTGGGGCGTGGCGGGCGTTGCCCTGGGCACCGTCATTGCAGAATGGAGCGCCTTGTTGCTGGGCCTGTGGCTGCTCTGGCCGCTGGTCCGTCCGGCCCCCGGCCAGCCCTGGCCGTGGCCATTGCTGCGTCAGAGGCAACGCTGGCAGGCCACCCTGCGCACCAACAGTCACATCATGTGGCGCACTCTGTTTCTGCTCGCCGGGTTTGGCTGGTTCGCGCGCCAGGGTGCCGCGCTGGGGGATGATGTACTGGCCGCCAATCATGTGCTGCTGCAATTCATCGCCTTCTCGGCTTTTTTTCTTGATGGCTACGCCTTCGTGGTGGAATCACAGGTGGGTCAGGCCGTCGGGGCACGAGACCGGCAACGCTTTCGCGACGTGATTGTGCGCAGCAGCCATCTGGCCGTCGGCACTGCCCTGCTGCTTGCGGTGCTGGTGCTGTTACTGGGGCACTGGGGCGTGCACGCCCTCACCAGCATCGACAGCGTGCGCGAGGTCGCCATCGCCCAGCTGCCCTGGGTGGCGCTTTATGTGGCCCTGTCCTGCGCCGCGTTTCAGCTGGACGGCATTTTTATCGGCACCTCGGAAAGCCGCCCCATGCGCAACAGCACACTGGTGGCCCTGCTGTTGTTCATCGGCGCCTCCGCCGGCCTGGCCTCCTGGGGCAACACCGGGTTGTGGCTGGCGTTCGTGTTATTCGTGGTGTTCCGTGGCCTGACCCTGGGCGCCTGCCTGCCCGGTCTGTACCGGCGTCATTTTCACCAGGACGCCGCCGACTGACGCAGAGGCTGATCAGAAACGCACGTCCGCCAGCGCCGGCATCACCACCTCCCGCACGAAGGACACTTCCGACAGCGATAGCGCACAGCGCAGCACACTGACGACATCCTGCAACGGAATCTGTGAGGCATCCGCCTCGTCCCCTGTTGCCAGATAACCGGGGTGCAGACAGGTCACCGCCAGACCGCGCTGACGAAATCCTTCGCGCAAGGCATCGGCCATGCCGTTCAGTGCATGCTTGCTGGCACCGAACGCCACCTCCGGACGCCCGGCATGGGGACGTCCGGAGGTAGAGCCGATCAGAATGATGTGGGACTTGCGATGGGTCAGCAGGCGCGGCAACAACGCCTGACACAACAACAGGGTGCTGGTGATGTTGATATCCACCAGCCGACGCAGCATGTCCGGCGCATCCGAGAGGAAGTCGTAATCGTCCTCGAAGGCGCGTGGTTCCCAGATGCCGACATTGCAGATCAGTACATCAGGGCAGGCAGCGCCCAGCGCACTCAGTATTGTCTTGCTGGCAGCCTCGCCCTCGCTCAGGTCCGCCGGAATCCAGTCGATCTGCGCCTGCACACGGGAGCGCACTGTCGCAGGGCGCCCGCGTGACACGCCGGTCATGCGATCGCCCG
This region of Isoalcanivorax indicus genomic DNA includes:
- a CDS encoding flavin-containing monooxygenase, coding for MTNTTPQWFDVLIIGAGISGIGAAIRLREQGIDNVAVLEKADSLGGTWRDNTYPGCACDVPSALYSYSFAQKPDWSRFFAGQAEILDYVQDTARRHDVARFIRFGEPLEEAAWDEAAHCWVVRTPRQTYRARAVMACTGYLHEPIIPDLPGLQDFPGRVFHSSQWDHAHDLRGQRVAVIGTGASAIQFVPEIQPQVGELKVYQRTPQWILPKPDTELKGRARGLLRWPGVRQLLRGLLYSGFETFGIGFRKPALLRQVERLARAHIRLAIKDPVLREKVTPDYTLGCKRVLLSNDYYPALAQPNVEVFATGVREIRGNVIVADDGSEREVDTIILGTGFHVTDQPIAHRVQGASGKTLAATWAGSPQAYRGTTIHGFPNLFLVLGPNLAIGHNSAFIVIEAQIRYALSALQAMREQGIARLDVRETAQRDYNARVQAALQGTVWNTGGCSSYYIDANGLNSTGFPWSTLTMRRLLAAFDARDYDIVMASLEPRTPVMA
- a CDS encoding MATE family efflux transporter, which encodes MTTAPLGYRALIQLAIPVILANIAVPLLGLVDTAVIGHTGDAAALGAIALGALVFSFVYWGFGFLRMGTTGFIARATGARDNDEVRAALTRALLLGLGIGLLLIVLQGLISQLALLLLGGSDDARALLREYIQLRIWGAPATLATFALLGTLIGLGRTRHLLVLQVFLNGLNILLDVYFVLVLDWGVAGVALGTVIAEWSALLLGLWLLWPLVRPAPGQPWPWPLLRQRQRWQATLRTNSHIMWRTLFLLAGFGWFARQGAALGDDVLAANHVLLQFIAFSAFFLDGYAFVVESQVGQAVGARDRQRFRDVIVRSSHLAVGTALLLAVLVLLLGHWGVHALTSIDSVREVAIAQLPWVALYVALSCAAFQLDGIFIGTSESRPMRNSTLVALLLFIGASAGLASWGNTGLWLAFVLFVVFRGLTLGACLPGLYRRHFHQDAAD
- a CDS encoding SDR family NAD(P)-dependent oxidoreductase encodes the protein MHAVITGASQGLGRALVEGLGQAGDRMTGVSRGRPATVRSRVQAQIDWIPADLSEGEAASKTILSALGAACPDVLICNVGIWEPRAFEDDYDFLSDAPDMLRRLVDINITSTLLLCQALLPRLLTHRKSHIILIGSTSGRPHAGRPEVAFGASKHALNGMADALREGFRQRGLAVTCLHPGYLATGDEADASQIPLQDVVSVLRCALSLSEVSFVREVVMPALADVRF